From a single Raphanus sativus cultivar WK10039 chromosome 3, ASM80110v3, whole genome shotgun sequence genomic region:
- the LOC108844448 gene encoding transcription factor MYB29: MSRKACCVGEGLKKGAWTIEEDKKLISYIQEHGEGGWRDIPQKAGLKRCGKSCRLRWANYLKPDIKRGEFSYEEEQIIIMLHASRGNKWSVIARHLPKRTDNEIKNYWNTHLKKRLLDQGIDPLTQKPLASNPEPATPKTSDFQDDSNPSNLDEQSHSGSMSPKSLHLSSGSCNSEETPRNYGSLKPKKSSATSELLNKVATKAASMGNIISASMEGTLIPSTTLSQPCLNDGFSETSQFQMDELDPFSNSSEYIDHMKEDICMNFDLNNSDYDFSQFLEQFNNDAAEEADDIIGYDQDLLLSDDVSSTSVDEDSMMRNLTDWSNYLLDDSDFSHDTNQD, from the exons atGTCAAGAAAGGCATGTTGTGTGGGAGAAGGGCTGAAGAAAGGAGCATGGACCATTGAAGAAGACAAGAAACTCATTTCTTACATTCAAGAACATGGCGAAGGAGGATGGCGTGACATTCCCCAAAAAGCTG GACTAAAACGATGTGGAAAAAGTTGTAGATTGCGATGGGCTAACTACTTGAAACCAGATATCAAGAGAGGAGAATTTAGCTACGAGGAGGAGCAGATTATCATCATGCTTCACGCTTCACGTGGAAACAA ATGGTCGGTAATAGCAAGACATTTGCCCAAAAGAACAGACAACGAGATCAAGAACTACTGGAACACACATCTCAAGAAACGCCTGCTCGATCAGGGTATCGATCCCTTGACCCAAAAGCCACTTGCCTCTAACCCTGAACCAGCCACGCCCAAGACTTCTGATTTCCAAGATGACTCAAACCCGAGTAACCTAGATGAGCAATCACACTCGGGTtccatgtctccaaagtctcttcatctctcttcaGGCTCATGCAACAGTGAGGAGACACCGAGAAACTATGGTTCCTTGAAACCCAAGAAATCGAGTGCTACATCAGAACTGTTAAACAAAGTTGCAACTAAGGCAGCTTCCATGGGTAATATCATATCAGCGTCCATGGAAGGAACCTTGATCCCCTCTACAACTCTGTCCCAGCCATGTCTCAATGATGGCTTTTCCGAGACTAGTCAATTTCAGATGGACGAACTCGATCCATTCTCTAACTCATCTGAATATATCGATCATATGAAGGAAGATATATGCATGAACTTTGATCTCAACAATTCTGACTACGATTTCTCGCAGTTTCTGGAGCAATTTAATAACGATGCAGCCGAGGAAGCTGATGACATTATAGGATATGATCAAGATCTCCTTTTGTCTGATGATGTCTCATCAACAAGCGTTGATGAAGACAGTATGATGCGAAACCTAACCGATTGGTCCAATTATCTTCTTGACGATTCCGACTTTTCTCATGATACGAACCAAGATTAG
- the LOC130509565 gene encoding oleosin-B1-like, with translation MGLLKKHEKHSKPTFKGILTAILATKAAIFLLILAGLSLSGTSLAFIATMPLFVVFSPVLVPAGITTGLLAMGLAVSGGSSLTALSIISWLYKFSRRP, from the exons ATGGGGTTGCTGAAAAAACACGAGAAACATTCAAAGCCGACGTTTAAGGGTATATTAACGGCCATTTTAGCTACAAAGGCTGCAATATTCCTCTTGATTCTCGCCGGTTTATCCCTCTCTGGGACATCCTTGGCATTTATCGCCACTATGCCGCTATTCGTCGTATTTAGTCCGGTTCTCGTACCAGCAGGTATTACCACTGGTTTGCTAGCTATGGGTTTAGCCGTCTCGGGCGGCTCCAGTTTGACGGCCCTCAGCATCATCTCGTGGCTCTACAA gtTCTCTAGGCGGCCGTGA
- the LOC108835095 gene encoding oleosin-B1-like isoform X2 gives MGLLKKHEKHSKPTFKGILTAILATIAAMFLLLLAGLSLAGTAVAFIAIMPLFVVFSPVLVPAGITTGLLATGLAASGGSGLTALSIISWLYKFSRRPLVALNK, from the exons ATGGGGTTGTTGAAAAAACACGAGAAACATTCAAAGCCGACGTTTAAGGGTATCTTGACGGCCATTTTAGCTACCATAGCCGCAATGTTCCTCTTGTTGCTCGCCGGTTTATCCCTCGCTGGCACAGCCGTGGCATTTATTGCCATTATGCCGCTATTTGTCGTATTCAGTCCGGTTCTCGTACCAGCCGGTATTACCACTGGTTTGCTAGCTACGGGATTAGCCGCCTCGGGTGGCTCCGGTTTGACGGCCCTCAGCATCATCTCGTGGCTCTACAA gtTCTCCAGGCGGCCGTTGGTCGCACTGAATAAATGA
- the LOC130509731 gene encoding oleosin-B6-like, whose amino-acid sequence MKQEIQNETAQTHLSQREGRMFSFLLPVLEVIKVVMASVASVVFLGFAGVTLACSAVALAVSTPLFIIFSPILVPATIATTLLASGLGASATLGATGMGLLMRLIKNPEGASPATQPSFLSLLEMPNFIKSKMQERLIDIPGIGKSEGKKGKSKGKKGKGKKKGKGSKGKDKKKGKGSRKGSSDDESS is encoded by the exons ATGAAGCAAGAAATTCAAAACGAAACAGCTCAGACTCATCTGTCACAGAGAGAGGGGagaatgttttcttttctcctCCCAGTGTTAGAGGTTATCAAGGTGGTTATGGCTTCCGTTGCCTCCGTAGTCTTTTTAGGCTTCGCCGGTGTAACACTCGCTTGTTCAGCCGTGGCATTAGCCGTATCCACGCCGCTTTTCATCATCTTCAGTCCGATTCTCGTACCCGCCACTATAGCCACGACCCTCCTAGCATCTGGGCTCGGCGCTAGTGCCACCCTCGGAGCGACGGGCATGGGTCTCCTCATGCGGCTCATTAa GAATCCTGAAGGAGCTTCCCCGGCAACTCAGCCATCCTTCTTATCTCTGTTGGAAATGCCAAACTTTATTAAGAGTAAGATGCAAGAAAGGTTAATTGATATACCAGGAATTGGAAAATCTGAAGGTAAAAAAGGTAAATCTAAAGGTAAAAAAGGTAAAGGTAAGAAAAAAGGTAAAGGTTCAAAGGGTAAAGATAAGAAAAAGGGTAAAGGTTCACGTAAGGGTTCATCTGATGATGAAAGTTCATAA
- the LOC108835095 gene encoding oleosin-B1-like isoform X1: protein MGLLKKHEKHSKPTFKGILTAILATIAAMFLLLLAGLSLAGTAVAFIAIMPLFVVFSPVLVPAGITTGLLATGLAASGGSGLTALSIISWLYKKLTVKELSKISG, encoded by the exons ATGGGGTTGTTGAAAAAACACGAGAAACATTCAAAGCCGACGTTTAAGGGTATCTTGACGGCCATTTTAGCTACCATAGCCGCAATGTTCCTCTTGTTGCTCGCCGGTTTATCCCTCGCTGGCACAGCCGTGGCATTTATTGCCATTATGCCGCTATTTGTCGTATTCAGTCCGGTTCTCGTACCAGCCGGTATTACCACTGGTTTGCTAGCTACGGGATTAGCCGCCTCGGGTGGCTCCGGTTTGACGGCCCTCAGCATCATCTCGTGGCTCTACAA GAAATTAACGGTTAAGGAGCTGTCAAAAATTTCGGGTTAA
- the LOC108846983 gene encoding F-box protein At5g07610 encodes MSSSSRTKAPTSTRTRRNYGVSSSPSKIVADLDDVLLHILSFLPIKALIKCKRVSKRWRSLITNPNFSNRIITSKHPLPISGLYLQGTRREIEYRFVSLDNDQLSLPSQLRFADHPTSIIVVQSTNGLLLCKCTCHPNHFNRNYYVYNPTTKQKTLLPPITDHVSLSLAFDPSISPHYKVFCLRKSISSVSSASSASSVSPVSSVYSVSSDLYHIEVYSSNEGPWRRVTSVPSFTLPQTLTDLSNTVFWNGAVHWFWFGPNSRDCLSFDISREEIKTLPLPYLDYQDYDETPDVGTLSFTEESRGNLHFIEVNDLGSSDLPVYEMETNSSTWSLKHHVDLEPLAAAFPEIVRTEYYTYRKIYSFSVIGFVKGETDAESYIVLHIPKMAVKYNFVSKTFKKLCSFEPSQDDDDGGDNFYGFRRSFQFIESLANV; translated from the coding sequence ATGTCTTCTAGTTCAAGAACAAAAGCTCCAACATCGACGAGAACCCGTAGAAACTACGGTGTCTCCTCTTCGCCTTCCAAGATCGTAGCAGATCTCGACGATGTCTTGCTCCACATCCTCTCCTTTCTCCCAATCAAAGCCCTCATCAAATGCAAACGCGTATCAAAACGCTGGCGTTCTCTCATCACAAACCCTAACTTCTCCAACCGCATCATCACTTCCAAACACCCCCTCCCCATCTCTGGCCTTTACTTACAAGGAACAAGAAGAGAGATAGAATACAGATTCGTCTCTCTCGATAACGATCAGCTTTCCTTACCATCACAGCTTCGGTTTGCAGATCATCCAACTTCGATCATCGTAGTGCAGTCAACCAACGGTCTTCTCCTCTGCAAATGCACTTGTCATCCTAACCATTTCAACCGTAACTACTACGTTTATAATCCCACAACGAAGCAGAAGACTCTCCTCCCTCCGATCACTGACCACGTGTCGCTCTCTCTAGCTTTCGATCCTTCTATATCTCCTCACTATAAAGTCTTTTGCCTCAGAAAAAGCAtctcctctgtttcctctgcTTCCTCTGCTTCCTCTGTTTCCCCTGTTTCCTCTGTTTACTCTGTTTCATCTGATCTTTACCATATAGAGGTTTACTCTTCTAACGAAGGACCATGGAGAAGAGTTACTTCGGTTCCTTCTTTCACTCTTCCTCAAACCCTTACCGATCTCAGTAACACCGTCTTCTGGAACGGCGCGGTTCACTGGTTTTGGTTTGGTCCAAACTCGAGAGACTGCCTCTCTTTTGACATCAGTAGAGAAGAAATCAAGACTCTTCCTCTCCCTTATCTTGACTACCAAGACTACGACGAGACACCTGATGTCGGCACCTTGAGTTTTACAGAAGAATCCAGAGGAAACCTTCACTTCATCGAGGTAAACGATCTTGGTTCTTCAGACTTACCGGTCTACGAAATGGAAACAAACAGCTCAACCTGGTCCTTGAAGCATCACGTTGACTTAGAGCCTCTTGCAGCAGCTTTTCCGGAGATCGTCAGAACCGAATATTACACATATAGGAAGATCTATTCGTTCTCCGTCATCGGGTTTGTGAAGGGAGAGACAGATGCGGAGTCATACATAGTGCTTCACATTCCAAAAATGGCTGTTAAGTACAACTTCGTCAGCAAGACTTTCAAGAAGCTTTGCAGCTTTGAACCATcacaagatgatgatgatggtggtgatAACTTTTACGGATTCCGAAGATCTTTTCAGTTCATAGAGTCTCTTGCTAACGTCTAG
- the LOC108835437 gene encoding tapetal oleosin GRP-19-like, with protein sequence MFEIIQAAITAGAALALLVLAGITLGGSAVGLAITTPLFVLFSPILVPATIATALLATGFTASGSIGAMAVTIFMWLFKKITRQKFKD encoded by the exons ATGTTTGAGATTATTCAGGCGGCTATCACCGCTGGGGCTGCATTAGCTCTCTTGGTACTCGCCGGTATAACCCTTGGCGGCTCAGCCGTGGGATTAGCCATAACCACGCCGCTTTTTGTCCTTTTCAGCCCGATTCTCGTGCCAGCAACTATAGCCACCGCTTTGCTAGCTACGGGTTTCACGGCCTCCGGCTCGATCGGTGCCATGGCTGTCACCATCTTCATGTGGCTCTTCAA GAAAATAACCCGCCAAAAATTCAAGGATTAA
- the LOC108846135 gene encoding nucleolin 1-like, producing MGGWNVVVKVLPHEDLEFTTDQLAAMSISHFKKTRSQGISVEGYDTSLPSDDVKRALSKHFASCGEITDVFVLKRRALIYFFGWDARHKAVELSGRNMRGWELVVKALPIPKRKPGPPSVPFGYTVPAECVEAAHKIHMAQKMTAE from the exons ATGGGGGGATGGAATGTAGTTGTTAAGGTTTTACCGCACGAAGACCTTGAGTTTACTACTGATCAGTTGGCTGCTATGAGTATTTCACACTTTAAGAAAACCAG GAGCCAAGGCATTTCCGTTGAAGGATATGACACTTCCCTTCCTTCGGATGATGTCAAGAGGGCTTTGAGTAAGCATTTCGCTTCATGTGGAGAGATAACTGATGTTTTTGTTCTCAAAAG ACGGGCTCTTATTTACTTCTTCGGATGGGACGCAAGACATAAGGCAGTGGAACTCAGTGGACGTAACATGAGAGGTTGGGAACTAGTTGTTAAGGCCTTGCCAATACCTAAAAGAAAACCCGGTCCACCTAGTGTTCCTTTTGGCTATACTGTCCCAG CTGAATGTGTTGAGGCTGCTCATAAGATACATATGGCTCAAAAGATGACGGCAGAGTAG
- the LOC108846984 gene encoding putative kinase-like protein TMKL1: MRKDHLLTLLLGVSISALLIIIFFIFLFRRKESSTEQEQYDVESLDHTKHAFSSKTEELLVTFQGGEDLTICDILDAPGEVIGKSSYGTLYKASLQRSGKVRVLRFLRPVCTVRCDAKEFNDVIQTLGFVRHENLVPLLGFYGGNRGEKLMVHPFFSSGNLSDFIKSGGDESIKWSNILSITTGISKALDHLHTGTQKPIVHGNLKSKNILLNSSFEPRISDYGLHLLLNQTAGQEILDVSAAEGYKAPELVNMKEVCKESDVYSLGVIMLELVSGKEAILDHKLYRPEILTSNDDLREERVLKYFQLAMSCCSPSPSLRPNMKQVLSKLQDIYSSRR; the protein is encoded by the exons ATGAGAAAAGACCATCTCCTAACATTGTTACTCGGAGTCTCTATATCAGCATTACTAATCAtaatcttcttcatcttcttattCAGAAGAAAAGAGTCATCCACTGAACAAGAACAATACGACGTCGAGTCACTCGACCACACCAAACATGCCTTCTCCTCAAAGACAGAGGAGCTGCTCGTGACGTTTCAAGGCGGGGAAGATCTAACGATCTGCGATATCCTCGATGCTCCGGGAGAAGTCATCGGGAAATCAAGCTACGGGACTCTGTACAAGGCGTCCTTGCAACGTAGCGGTAAAGTCAGAGTTCTCAGGTTTCTCCGACCGGTTTGTACAGTGAGATGCGATGCTAAGGAGTTTAATGACGTCATCCAGACGCTTGGGTTTGTTCGACACGAGAACTTGGTTCCTCTGTTGGGTTTCTACGGTGGAAACAGAGGAGAGAAGCTTATGGTTCATCCTTTCTTCTCTTCCGGGAATCTCTCCGACTTCATCAAAA GTGGAGGTGATGAATCCATAAAATGGAGCAACATTTTAAGTATCACAACTGGAATATCCAAAGCTCTTGATCATCTCCACACAGGAACGCAGAAACCAATCGTCCACGGCAATTTAAAATCCAAGAATATTCTTCTGAACTCGAGTTTCGAGCCTCGAATCTCTGATTACGGTTTGCATCTGCTCTTAAACCAGACGGCAGGGCAAGAGATTCTTGATGTCTCTGCAGCCGAGGGATACAAAGCACCTGAGTTGGTAAATATGAAAGAAGTGTGCAAAGAGAGTGATGTGTATAGTCTCGGTGTGATCATGCTTGAACTAGTCTCTGGTAAAGAAGCTATTCTTGATCATAAGTTGTACCGTCCTGAGATTCTCACGAGTAATGATGATTTGAGAGAAGAACGTGTACTCAAATACTTTCAGCTTGCAATGTCTTGTTGCTCTCCTTCGCCTTCTCTTAGACCAAACATGAAGCAGGTCTTGAGTAAACTCCAAGACATCTATAGTTCTAGACGTTAG